A genomic segment from Bacillus rossius redtenbacheri isolate Brsri chromosome 5, Brsri_v3, whole genome shotgun sequence encodes:
- the LOC134532344 gene encoding endo-polygalacturonase-like isoform X1 yields the protein MFYFLVVVPVVFKCAGNSTSMWQVCFLAVMCASTGLARARDLRNVTEPRVPEACASLQASGGVDTAAIQKALDSCARGRVVALSAGTFRSGPLRVPSGVGLLVDSGATLKAIPDPRLYDRGTGMCGKVVDEGSRGACNPFILMHLATGSGLYGRGIIDGQGGEKLVGTNTTWWDLSRQAQVEGRYQNNPRLVQVNDCADITVHQVTLRDSPYFHLTASNTSGLTVWGVTVRAPAGARNTDAIDPNGSQNVTIARCDVSVGDDGVAISALRSPARHVSVLDCHFGAGNGLSIGSGTLHGVSDVLVSGVTLNNTLNGVHIKASSLNGGVVARVSYRDLCVLNVGKPVDLDMRYMNHSGDHEPHFRDISLRRVRVLTPGRLKLHGFSAANQLRVSLSDVHLARGSQWSVSYARISGSWADDASGRCGYAGNE from the exons atgttttattttcttgtagTAGTTCCAGTAGTGTTCAAATGCGCAG GTAACTCGACCAGCATGTGGCAAGTGTGTTTCCTGGCGGTGATGTGCGCCTCGACCGGCCTGGCACGAGCGCGCGACCTGCGCAATGTCACGGAGCCTCGCGTGCCCGAGGCCTGTGCCTCGCTGCAGGCCAGCGGCGGCGTCGACACGGCCGCCATCCAGAAGGCGCTCGACTCTTGCGCCAGAGGCAGGGTCGTCGCGCTGTCCGCCGGCACCTTCCGCTCCGGCCCTCTTCGGGTGCCGTCGGGCGTCGGCCTGCTCGTGGACTCCGGGGCCACGCTGAAGGCCATCCCCGACCCGCGACTGTACGACCGGGGCACCGGCATGTGCGGCAAGGTGGTCGACGAGGGCAGTCGCGGCGCCTGCAACCCCTTCATCCTGATGCACCTCGCCACCGGCAGCGGGCTCTACGGCAGGGGCATCATCGACGGCCAAGGAGGCGAGAAGCTGGTGGGCACCAACACCACCTGGTGGGACCTGTCCAGACAAGCGCAGGTCGAGGGCCGCTACCAGAACAACCCCCGGCTGGTGCAGGTGAACGACTGCGCGGACATCACCGTGCACCAGGTGACGCTGCGCGACTCGCCGTACTTCCACCTGACGGCGAGCAACACGAGCGGCCTCACGGTGTGGGGCGTGACGGTGCGCGCCCCCGCCGGCGCGCGCAACACCGACGCCATCGACCCCAACGGCTCGCAGAACGTGACGATCGCGCGCTGCGACGTGAGCGTGGGCGACGACGGCGTGGCCATCTCGGCGCTGCGCTCACCCGCGAGGCACGTGTCCGTGCTGGACTGCCACTTCGGCGCCGGCAACGGCCTGTCCATCGGCAGCGGGACCCTGCACGGCGTGAGCGACGTGCTGGTTTCGGGCGTCACGCTCAACAACACGCTCAACGGCGTCCACATCAAGGCCAGCTCGCTGAACGGCGGGGTTGTGGCGCGCGTGTCCTACCGCGACCTGTGCGTGCTGAACGTGGGCAAGCCCGTGGACCTGGACATGCGCTACATGAACCACAGCGGCGACCACGAGCCACACTTCCGCGACATCTCCTTGCGGCGCGTGCGCGTGCTCACGCCCGGCCGGCTCAAGCTGCACGGCTTCAGCGCCGCCAACCAGCTGCGGGTCTCCCTGAGCGACGTGCACCTCGCCCGCGGCTCGCAGTGGAGCGTCAGCTACGCCCGCATCAGCGGCAGCTGGGCGGACGACGCGAGCGGCCGCTGCGGCTACGCCGGGAACGAGTAG
- the LOC134532344 gene encoding endo-polygalacturonase-like isoform X2, with the protein MWQVCFLAVMCASTGLARARDLRNVTEPRVPEACASLQASGGVDTAAIQKALDSCARGRVVALSAGTFRSGPLRVPSGVGLLVDSGATLKAIPDPRLYDRGTGMCGKVVDEGSRGACNPFILMHLATGSGLYGRGIIDGQGGEKLVGTNTTWWDLSRQAQVEGRYQNNPRLVQVNDCADITVHQVTLRDSPYFHLTASNTSGLTVWGVTVRAPAGARNTDAIDPNGSQNVTIARCDVSVGDDGVAISALRSPARHVSVLDCHFGAGNGLSIGSGTLHGVSDVLVSGVTLNNTLNGVHIKASSLNGGVVARVSYRDLCVLNVGKPVDLDMRYMNHSGDHEPHFRDISLRRVRVLTPGRLKLHGFSAANQLRVSLSDVHLARGSQWSVSYARISGSWADDASGRCGYAGNE; encoded by the coding sequence ATGTGGCAAGTGTGTTTCCTGGCGGTGATGTGCGCCTCGACCGGCCTGGCACGAGCGCGCGACCTGCGCAATGTCACGGAGCCTCGCGTGCCCGAGGCCTGTGCCTCGCTGCAGGCCAGCGGCGGCGTCGACACGGCCGCCATCCAGAAGGCGCTCGACTCTTGCGCCAGAGGCAGGGTCGTCGCGCTGTCCGCCGGCACCTTCCGCTCCGGCCCTCTTCGGGTGCCGTCGGGCGTCGGCCTGCTCGTGGACTCCGGGGCCACGCTGAAGGCCATCCCCGACCCGCGACTGTACGACCGGGGCACCGGCATGTGCGGCAAGGTGGTCGACGAGGGCAGTCGCGGCGCCTGCAACCCCTTCATCCTGATGCACCTCGCCACCGGCAGCGGGCTCTACGGCAGGGGCATCATCGACGGCCAAGGAGGCGAGAAGCTGGTGGGCACCAACACCACCTGGTGGGACCTGTCCAGACAAGCGCAGGTCGAGGGCCGCTACCAGAACAACCCCCGGCTGGTGCAGGTGAACGACTGCGCGGACATCACCGTGCACCAGGTGACGCTGCGCGACTCGCCGTACTTCCACCTGACGGCGAGCAACACGAGCGGCCTCACGGTGTGGGGCGTGACGGTGCGCGCCCCCGCCGGCGCGCGCAACACCGACGCCATCGACCCCAACGGCTCGCAGAACGTGACGATCGCGCGCTGCGACGTGAGCGTGGGCGACGACGGCGTGGCCATCTCGGCGCTGCGCTCACCCGCGAGGCACGTGTCCGTGCTGGACTGCCACTTCGGCGCCGGCAACGGCCTGTCCATCGGCAGCGGGACCCTGCACGGCGTGAGCGACGTGCTGGTTTCGGGCGTCACGCTCAACAACACGCTCAACGGCGTCCACATCAAGGCCAGCTCGCTGAACGGCGGGGTTGTGGCGCGCGTGTCCTACCGCGACCTGTGCGTGCTGAACGTGGGCAAGCCCGTGGACCTGGACATGCGCTACATGAACCACAGCGGCGACCACGAGCCACACTTCCGCGACATCTCCTTGCGGCGCGTGCGCGTGCTCACGCCCGGCCGGCTCAAGCTGCACGGCTTCAGCGCCGCCAACCAGCTGCGGGTCTCCCTGAGCGACGTGCACCTCGCCCGCGGCTCGCAGTGGAGCGTCAGCTACGCCCGCATCAGCGGCAGCTGGGCGGACGACGCGAGCGGCCGCTGCGGCTACGCCGGGAACGAGTAG